The Microcebus murinus isolate Inina chromosome 1, M.murinus_Inina_mat1.0, whole genome shotgun sequence genome includes a region encoding these proteins:
- the LOC105872748 gene encoding olfactory receptor 5H8 produces the protein MCTEDMEKENATLLTEFILTGLTYQSEWKIPLFLIFLVIYLITIMGNLGLIALIWNDPHLHIPMYLFLGSLAFADAGLSSTVTPNMLVSFLTKSQMMSLSECMVQFFSFGISATTECFLLAAMAYDRYVAICKPLLYPVIMTNALCIRLLVLSFVGGFLHALIHDAFLFRLTFHNSNIIHHFYCDIIPLLKISCTDPSVNFLMLFILSGSIQVFTIVTVLISYTFVLFTILKKKSAKGIRKAFSTCGAHLLSVSLYYGPLLFMYVRPASPLASDEDMIESLFYTVIIPLLNPIIYSLRNKQVIDSLTKTLKVNV, from the coding sequence ATGTGCACTGAGGACATGGAGAAGGAAAATGCGACATTGCTGACAGAATTCATTCTCACAGGACTTACATATCAATCAGAGTGGAAAATCCCCCTGTTCCTGATATTCTTGGTGATTTATCTCATCACCATCATGGGGAACCTTGGTTTGATTGCCCTCATCTGGAATGACCCTCACCTTCACATCCCCATGTACTTATTCCTTGGAAGTTTAGCCTTTGCGGATGCTGGGTTATCATCCACAGTGACCCCCAACATGCTGGTCAGCTTCTTAACTAAGAGTCAGATGATGTCTCTCTCTGAATGCATggtacaatttttttcctttggaatcaGTGCAACCACAGAATGTTTTCTCTTGGCAGCAATGGCGTATGATCGCTATGTAGCCATATGCAAACCTTTACTCTATCCAGTGATTATGACGAATGCACTTTGCATCCGGCTATTAGTCTTGTCATTTGTAGGTGGTTTTCTTCATGCTTTAATTCATGATGCATTTTTATTCAGATTAACTTTCCATAATTCTAACATAATACATCACTTTTACTGTGACATTATACCATTGTTAAAAATTTCTTGTACTGATCCTTCTGTTAATTTcctaatgctttttattttgtctgGTTCAATACAGGTATTCACCATTGTGACTGTTCTTATCTCTTATACATTTGTTCTCTttacaatcttaaaaaagaagtctGCCAAAGGCATAAGgaaagccttctccacctgtggAGCTCACCTCTTATCTGTGTCTTTATACTATGGCCCTCTCCTCTTCATGTATGTGCGCCCTGCATCTCCACTAGCAAGTGATGAAGATATGATAGAGTCTCTTTTTTACACTGTCATCATTCCCTTGTTAAATCCAATTATCTACAGTCTGAGAAATAAGCAAGTCATAGATTCACtgacaaaaacattaaaagtaaatgTTTAG